The genomic interval CGCTCAAAGGAGGATAATGACATGCGCGTTGTCCTGCTCCTTGCGGTCGCTGTGGTCGCCGTGATCGTGCTCCCCCTGTACGGCCAGTCCCCCATCCGCGCCAGCCCGCCGGATTCGACGCTTGGATCAGGCGGTCCGTCATCCCTCGAAACCGGCAGGATCCTCTATCAACAGGGACAGTACGACGCAGCCTTGGCACTCCTTCAACAGGCCGTGCGCGAGGAGGGAAGATATGCTCCCGCCCGTTACTGGCTCGGCATGACGTGGTATGCCCTGGGAAATCGCGGCGAAGCGCTGAAAGCGTTCAGGCGAGTTGTACAATTGGACAAGAGTTGGGCGTCCGGACATGTCGGCCTGGGCATGATATACATGGATATGCCCAACAGGCGACTGGATGCCCGCAGGGCTTTGCGGAACGCGATCAAGGCAGATCCTGACAACGCGGACATACAGTACTACATGGGCATGACCTACATGGACCAGGAGCGAACGGGCCATTTGATCGGCAGCGACAGAGATGGCAGGCAGTACTTCCTGAAAACCGTGGAACTTAATCCTTTCCACCCGGACGCTTTCTTCTAACTCGGCCGCTGCTACGATAGTCCACCCGAACCGGAACACGGAAAAGCGATCTCCGCCTTTATTCAACAGTACCGGGTCAATTCCGATCATAACGAGTCGCTTCTGCGCTTCGCCAACGTAAGTCATCGGTCCGAACGCTACGATCTGGGTACGGAGGAACTCAGGCAGTTTGTACAGGACTTTGGCGTGAATACGCCGGACAGGATCCGGACCATGCTGGCGCAGTTCGAAGTACTCGCCCTCGCCTCGGAGCAGGAGTACGGGCAGTTGCATGCGGCCCTCGAAAACTACGTCGCCCTGTTGGATGCGGATGAACGGGCGATATACCGGGATCTGCGCCATGTCGCCCCACCCGAGGAACTGCTTGCCTGGAATACGGCGACAAGTTCGGAACGCGATTTTCTGTGGCGGGCCTTCTGGAACGAGCGAGACTCGAACCCG from Gemmatimonadota bacterium carries:
- a CDS encoding tetratricopeptide repeat protein, producing the protein MRVVLLLAVAVVAVIVLPLYGQSPIRASPPDSTLGSGGPSSLETGRILYQQGQYDAALALLQQAVREEGRYAPARYWLGMTWYALGNRGEALKAFRRVVQLDKSWASGHVGLGMIYMDMPNRRLDARRALRNAIKADPDNADIQYYMGMTYMDQERTGHLIGSDRDGRQYFLKTVELNPFHPDAFF